The following DNA comes from Acidimicrobiales bacterium.
CGACGCCGGACTGGCCCAGATCCCCGGGCTCTCGACCGCGGAGCGGGCCGCCCTCGACGGAGGACCGGCGGGAGCGGCTGCGGTGTCCCGCTATCTGGTCCAGTTCGGGGTGCTGAGATGGTGAGGCGGCTCCTGGTCCGCGCCGTCCTCGGGGTGGTGGCCGCGGTGACGGTGGGCGCCGGCCTCGGCGGGTGTGGGGGGGCCGCGACGCTCACCGCCTACGCCAACTTCCCCGACGTCTCCGACCTGGCGGTGGGGGCGCCCGTGCAGATGGCCGACATCAACATCGGATCGGTGCGGCAGATCACACTGGTCCCGACGGTGTCGGGGCTGGAGGCGCGGGTGCGCATGGCCATCGACCGCTCCGCCGACGTGCCCGTCCAGGTGACGGCGGAGGTGCAGCGCACGACGATCCTGGGGGAGCGGGTGGTCAGCCTGGTGCCCGCCGCCGGCGTCGGTTCGTCGGGCCCGCTGCTGGCCGACGGGACGCAGATCCGGGACACCAAGGTGGTGCCGGACCTGGAGCAGCTGGTGAAGGGGGGGACCCAGGTGTTCGCCCCGATAAGCGCCAGCGCCTTCGGCGCCCTGGTGCAGGCGGGCGGGCAGGGCCTCGGAGACCAGGCGGCGTCGCTGCACCGCCTCCTCGGAGACCTCGACGCGATCAGCACCGCCTACGCCGGGCAGTCGGGCACCATCCGGTCGCTGATCGCCTCGCTGGACCAGCTGTCGTCGGCCACCGCGCCCGACGCCGCCGCCTCGGCCCAGGCGGTGGGCAATCTGGCCCGGACGACGACGATCCTGGCCCAGCAATCCCAGCGCTTCAACGACCTGTTGACGGCCCTCAACAGCCTGTCGGTCCAGGGCCGCAGCCTCCTCGAGACCTACCTGCCCCAGATCGGGGTCCAGCTCACCGGCGTGGCCGCCGCCACCCATGCCATCGCCGCCGAGCAGGACGCTCTCGGCCAGCTTCTCGTCTACCTCAAGGGCCACAACGTGTCGGTCTCCAAGGCCGTGGTCGGGCGGTTCGTCCAGGTGCTCGACGACATCGTCGTCTGCGGCGTGCCTGCCGGCGGCAGCGACAGCACCCCGGCAGGGAGCTGCGGGCCATGAGGCTGACCCGGCCCATGCTCGTGAACCTGGTCGTGTTCCTCACGATCGCCGTGGTCCTGGTCGTGCTCGGGATCGTCAACCTGCTCGGCAACCCGCTGCGGAGCCACACCGAGATCTCGGCCGTATTCCCGGACGCCTCCGGTCTCCACTCCGGGTTCGACGTCACGTTGGACGGCGTCGACGTCGGGGTCGTCAGCGACGTCCAGCTGGCGGCCCACGGGGTCAGGGTCGTGCTCCGCCTCGATCCCGGGGTGAAGGTGCCGGGTGACGTCGTGGCATCGGTGGACCTGGCCAACGCCCTCGGCGAGCAGCAGATCGACCTGGTGCCCGCCCGCGGCGGCCGGGCCCCGGCCCTGCACGACGGGGCCGTTGTACCGGTCAACCCCAACGGCCTGCCGGCCAGCGTGGGGCGCCTGGTCCAGGTGGCCACCCAGCTGTTCGACGCCATCCCGCCGGGGGATCTCAACTCCGTGCTCCACGAGCTGGCGCTGGCGCTGCAGGGGCGGGGCGCGGACCTCCGCACGATCAACGACGCCGGCCGGACCTTTGCCCAGGAGTTCCTCGCCTACCAGACCCAGTTCGAGCAGCTGCTCAGCAACGCCCCGCCCGTGCTCGACGCCGTGAGCGCGTCCGGACCCCAGCTGCAGGCCGCCCTCGCCAACACCGCCGTGCTCCTCCAGGTTCTGGCTGACCGCCGCACCGAGCTGGCCAACGCCATCGGGCAGGGTTCCACCGCCGCTCAGGACCTCCTGACCATCGGCACGACCGAGCTGCCGAACCTGGCGTGCCTGATCCACGACTTCTCGGAGCTGACCGTCAACCTTGCCCAGCCCGCCAACCTGTCCAACCTCAACACCAGCCTGCTGACCAACAACTACTTCTTCGGCGCCGTGGACGGGGTCAGCCGGCCCGGCCCGGCCGCCAGCCTCTATCCCGGGGATCCGGCCCGCAGCGGCCAGTACTGGCTGCGGACCCGCCTGCTGTTCCCTCCGGCGCAGCCGGCGGCCAGCCAGTACTCAGCCCCGAAGAGCCTGCCGACGACGCGCCCGGGGGCGGGATGCCAGACCGAGCTGGGCAACGGCGTCGGCCCCGCCACCCAGGCCCACCCGTCCCCGCCCGGACCGGGCGGCGCCGTCGTCCCCCCGCCTGCTGCGGCCTCGGTCGTGAGGGGCGGGCAGCCCGACCCGGCCGGGGAGACGGCGGCATTCCGGGTACCCGCCGGGACGGGCCCCGGCGGGCCGACGGGGTCGTCGGAGTGGCTCATGGTCCTCGGAGCGGTCCTCGCCGGGGGGCTGGGCTGGTTCGCGCGCCTGGCCGCTCCCGCCGATCCGGTGCGGCGCGTCCGGCGGGGACGGAACCGGGACAGGATGGGACCGTGACCGAGACCGAAGTCCTGGCCGAGGAGCGCCCCCGGGCGGGGGATGCCGACCCGGCCGCATCGAAGGCGCCGGCCCTGGGCCGGACCGGCATCCTCCTGGGGCTGGTTTCGGGGGTGGCCCTGGCCGGCCTCGGCGGCTCGATCGCCTTCGGCGTCATGTGGGGCCACGACCGGAGCGCGGCGTCCGACCAGGCCGCGGCGCGCAACACGGCGTCGGAGTTCCTTCTCGACCTCACCAACTTCGGGCCCAAGACCCTCGAGTCCGACTTCTCCCAGATGCAGCGGATGGCCACCGGGAAGTTCGCCACCCAGGCCCGCCAGACCCTGGCTCCCAACCTGCGCAGTCAGCTGATCGCGGCCCAGGTGCAGACCCAGGGGCACATCCAGCACCTGTGGATCCAGTCCTACTCCGGTGACGCGTCCAGCTTCTTCGCCGAGGTCGACCAGACCTTCCGCAACAACAAGAGCCCGGCCGTGCGCTCGGACACGCTGCGGGTCGAGGTAGACCTGTCCAAGGTCGACGGCCAGTGGAAGGTGGCCCAGGTCACGACCATCGGGTCGGGCACGACTCCGGGGGCCACGCCCGGGGGGTAGGAGCCGCTACAGGCTCGGCGCCCACGCCGGCCGGCGGGATTCGAAGGCGGTGATGTCGGCTTCGTGGCGGAGGGTGAGACCGATGTCGTCGAGGCCGTTGAGCAACCGGTACTGGGTGAACTCGTCGAGGGGGAAGGACGCCTCGATACCGACTGCGGGTGCAGCCACCACCAGGCGCTCGACATCGACCATCAGCTCGAGGTCGGGGTTGGCGGTGACGGCGTCGAGCAGGGCCCGGCCCGTCTCCCCGTCGACCTGCACCGGCACCAGGCCGGCCTTGGTGCAGTTGGTGCGGAATATGTCCCCGAACCGGGGCGAGATCACCGCCTTGAACCCGTAGTCCATCAACGCCCACACCGCATGCTCCCGCGACGAGCCGGTGCCGAAGTTGGGCCCGGCCACGAGGAACACCGCCCCGGCGTGCTCGGGACGGTTCAGCACGAAGTCGCGCTCGTCCCGCCACTCGGCGAACAGCCCGGCCCCGAACCCGGTCCGCTCCACCCGCTTGAGCCAGTCGCTCGGGATGATCTGGTCGGTGTCCACGTCCGAGCGGTCGAGCGGTACGGCCTTTCCCTGGAGCACCTTGACGGCTTCCATGTGACGGTCTCCTTCAGCCCAGGTCCGACGGCACGGAAAAGTGGCCGGTCACCGCCGTGGCCGCCGCCACGGCCGGAGACACCAGGTGGGTCCGGCCCCCCCGCCCCTGGCGGCCCTCGAAGTTGCGGTTCGACGTCGACGCGCACCGCTCCCCGGGCGCGAGCTTGTCGGGGGTCATGGCCCGGCACATCGAGCAGCCCGCCTCCCGCCACTCGAAGCCCGCCGCCGCGAAGACCCGGTCGAGCCCCTCGGCCTCAGCCTGCGCCTTGACCTGGCGGGAGCCGGGGACGACCAGGGCCCGCATGCCGGCGCGCACGCTGCGCCCCTGGAGCACGGCGGCGGCCGCCCTCAGGTCCTCGATGCGCGAGTTGGTGCACGATCCGATGAACACCGTGTCGACGGGGATGTCGCGGATGGCGGTGCCGGCGGCCAGGCCCATGTAGGCCAGCGCCCGTGCCGCCGCCTCCCGCTCCGAGGGCTCCAGGAACGAGTCGGGATCGGGCACGGCGCCGTTGATCGGCACGACCTGGCCCGGATTGGTGCCCCACGAGACATGGGGAACCAGGGCGGCGGCGTCGAGCACGACCTCCTTGTCGAACGGCGCGCCGGCGTCGGTGGCCAGCGACCTCCAGTCCTCGAGGGCCTGCTCCCACGCCCGGCCCGACGGGGCGTAGGGACGGCCCTCCAGGTAGGCGAACGTGGTGTCGTCGGGGGCGATCATCCCGGCGCGCGCCCCGCCTTCGATGCTCATGTTGCACACCGTCATCCGCCCCTCCATGGACAGGGAGCGGATGGCCGAGCCCCGGTACTCGATGACGTAGCCCATGCCGCCCCCGGTGCCGATGCGGCCGATGACGGCGAGGATGACGTCCTTGGCGGTCACGCCCGCGGGCAGCTCCCCCTCCACGGTCACCGCCATGGTCCCGGGGCGGCGCTGGGGCAGGGTCTGGGTGGCGAGGACGTGCTCGACCTCGCTGGTTCCGATCCCGAACGCCAGGGCCCCGAAGGCGCCGTGGGTCGAGGTGTGGCTGTCCCCGCAGACCACAGTCATGCCCGGCTGGGTGAGGCCCAGCTCGGGTCCCATGACGTGGACGATGCCCTGGCGGGCGTGGCCCATCGGGTAGACGGTGATGCCGAACTCGGCGCAGTTGGCGGCCAGCACCTCGAGCTGGCGGGCGGAGACGGGATCGGCCACCGGCTTGTCGATGTCGGTGGTGGGGACGTTGTGGTCCGCCGTGGCCACGGTGAGGTCGGGGCGGCGCACCTCGCGCCCCGCCATGCGCAGGCCGTCGAAGGCCTGCGGCGAGGTGACCTCGTGGACCAGGTGGAGGTCGATGTAGAGGACGTCGGGCTCACCCTCGGCGGCGTGGACCACGTGGCGGTCCCATACCTTCTCGGAGAGGGTGCAGGCCGAGCTCATGCCCGGCTCCCAGGCTTCGACTCCCACATCGTGGGAGTAAGATCCCATGTCATGGAACAGAGTCTAAGCGGGGTGGGGGTCCTCGACAAGGCCGCCGCCCTGCTCGAGGCCCTCGCGGGCGGGCCCCGCCCGCTGACGGCGCTGATGGAGGTCACCGGCCTGCCCCGGGCCACGGCCCACCGCCTGCTGGTGGCGATGGAAGGGCTGGGGTGGGTGGGGAGGGGAGAAGGCGGCTTTGCCCTCGGGGGTGGGCTGGCCCGGCTGGGAGCGGCGGCGCTGGCGGGCCCCGCGCTGGCGGAAGTGGCCCGCCCCGCCCTCGAGGACCTGCGAGGCGGCACGGGGGAGAGCGTGCAGCTGTACCTGCCCCGCGGGGAGCAGCGGGTCTGCGTGCTGGCGCTCGAGTCCCCTCACAGCCTGCGCACGATCGTCCCGGTGGGGGCGGTGCTGCCGATGGACCGCGGGTCGGCGGGGGCGGTGCTGCGGGACGAGGACGGGGCCCGGCGGCGCGGGTGGGCGCAGAGCGTCGAGGAGCGGGAGCGGGGGGTCGCCTCGGTGAGCGCCCCGGTGCGCTCGGAGGCGGGGGGAGTGGTGGCGGCCGTATCGGTGTCGGGGCCGTTGGAGCGGACGAGCCGGAGCCCGGGCCGGCGCTACGCCGAGGCGGTGATGGCGGCGGCCCGGCGGGTCGAGGAGGCCGTGCTCGCTAGCCCGCCGGGTCCCCTGCGCCCC
Coding sequences within:
- a CDS encoding MlaD family protein, yielding MVRRLLVRAVLGVVAAVTVGAGLGGCGGAATLTAYANFPDVSDLAVGAPVQMADINIGSVRQITLVPTVSGLEARVRMAIDRSADVPVQVTAEVQRTTILGERVVSLVPAAGVGSSGPLLADGTQIRDTKVVPDLEQLVKGGTQVFAPISASAFGALVQAGGQGLGDQAASLHRLLGDLDAISTAYAGQSGTIRSLIASLDQLSSATAPDAAASAQAVGNLARTTTILAQQSQRFNDLLTALNSLSVQGRSLLETYLPQIGVQLTGVAAATHAIAAEQDALGQLLVYLKGHNVSVSKAVVGRFVQVLDDIVVCGVPAGGSDSTPAGSCGP
- a CDS encoding MCE family protein, giving the protein MRLTRPMLVNLVVFLTIAVVLVVLGIVNLLGNPLRSHTEISAVFPDASGLHSGFDVTLDGVDVGVVSDVQLAAHGVRVVLRLDPGVKVPGDVVASVDLANALGEQQIDLVPARGGRAPALHDGAVVPVNPNGLPASVGRLVQVATQLFDAIPPGDLNSVLHELALALQGRGADLRTINDAGRTFAQEFLAYQTQFEQLLSNAPPVLDAVSASGPQLQAALANTAVLLQVLADRRTELANAIGQGSTAAQDLLTIGTTELPNLACLIHDFSELTVNLAQPANLSNLNTSLLTNNYFFGAVDGVSRPGPAASLYPGDPARSGQYWLRTRLLFPPAQPAASQYSAPKSLPTTRPGAGCQTELGNGVGPATQAHPSPPGPGGAVVPPPAAASVVRGGQPDPAGETAAFRVPAGTGPGGPTGSSEWLMVLGAVLAGGLGWFARLAAPADPVRRVRRGRNRDRMGP
- the leuD gene encoding 3-isopropylmalate dehydratase small subunit, with product MEAVKVLQGKAVPLDRSDVDTDQIIPSDWLKRVERTGFGAGLFAEWRDERDFVLNRPEHAGAVFLVAGPNFGTGSSREHAVWALMDYGFKAVISPRFGDIFRTNCTKAGLVPVQVDGETGRALLDAVTANPDLELMVDVERLVVAAPAVGIEASFPLDEFTQYRLLNGLDDIGLTLRHEADITAFESRRPAWAPSL
- the leuC gene encoding 3-isopropylmalate dehydratase large subunit encodes the protein MGVEAWEPGMSSACTLSEKVWDRHVVHAAEGEPDVLYIDLHLVHEVTSPQAFDGLRMAGREVRRPDLTVATADHNVPTTDIDKPVADPVSARQLEVLAANCAEFGITVYPMGHARQGIVHVMGPELGLTQPGMTVVCGDSHTSTHGAFGALAFGIGTSEVEHVLATQTLPQRRPGTMAVTVEGELPAGVTAKDVILAVIGRIGTGGGMGYVIEYRGSAIRSLSMEGRMTVCNMSIEGGARAGMIAPDDTTFAYLEGRPYAPSGRAWEQALEDWRSLATDAGAPFDKEVVLDAAALVPHVSWGTNPGQVVPINGAVPDPDSFLEPSEREAAARALAYMGLAAGTAIRDIPVDTVFIGSCTNSRIEDLRAAAAVLQGRSVRAGMRALVVPGSRQVKAQAEAEGLDRVFAAAGFEWREAGCSMCRAMTPDKLAPGERCASTSNRNFEGRQGRGGRTHLVSPAVAAATAVTGHFSVPSDLG
- a CDS encoding helix-turn-helix domain-containing protein yields the protein MEQSLSGVGVLDKAAALLEALAGGPRPLTALMEVTGLPRATAHRLLVAMEGLGWVGRGEGGFALGGGLARLGAAALAGPALAEVARPALEDLRGGTGESVQLYLPRGEQRVCVLALESPHSLRTIVPVGAVLPMDRGSAGAVLRDEDGARRRGWAQSVEERERGVASVSAPVRSEAGGVVAAVSVSGPLERTSRSPGRRYAEAVMAAARRVEEAVLASPPGPLRPGPSARRGPSPAGGRTR